The nucleotide sequence CCGACCCAGCCTCTTTCCCGCGCTCACTTCTCCCAAAGTAGTGCTTCGCCGTGAAACGGGGCCCATGAAACAAGCCCTGGTAAAGAAAAGGTACGAGGAGACCTAGCGAGATACCCCGCCATGAATATTTATGTGGCCACTGGAATGCGTTAAGCTCGGGGCGGCTAATGTGAGGGGGCTCCCcgaggttgctggactacaagtcccatcatccctgaccaccgaccgtgctggctgggactgatgggagttatagttcaacaaaTGGGGAGCTGCAGGTTCTCTTGGCCGGTCCGAGACAGAAAGATGAAGAAGTACGAGGTCAAACTTTTTCATTTGTGAACAAAGGCTCTTCTCCTTTCGCAGCCAGGCACGGTGGAAGTGGCTAGGGTAACTTACCTATGTATCGTAGGCATTAACCGCCGTTTAGGCCAGCTGCAACCAGGCGCTTTGAAAAGTAGAGTGGGGATGGGTGAGCTTTTTAGGCAGTTCAAACACAGCTAGTTCTGCACTGTGTACAAAGAGCAAATCTGGCAACAAGTACAGGAATGCATGTCTGCAAAAAAGGCATCTTGCTGCAAGATGGTTGCCCTTGTTATGGACGTGCTTCCATGGCGCTCCAAAGGGAACAAATCACAGCATCCCATTGTGTCTGATGGAATGCAACAAATATTCCAACCGAAGTAAATAAAAAGCGAAAGCTATATTGTAAGAGCATTTCTCCAAAAACGGCCACTTCCTTCTGATGCTGATATCCATTGGTAGGGATCTGAGCAAAAGGGTCCATCTACCTACTTAATATTATTTTAGAACTTTTTGATCCTGGTTCTTAAAGCTAACTGCACAATATTTTCATGAGATTTGAATAACTTTTTGTTGACAAATAAAAGCCTTGTCCCCCTAAACACATTAGGTAGGTATAGTTCAATTCACTTCCGCATAATGTCAAGCAACTTTATTTGGAATTAATCTCATTGATGTTAATGCAACTTGCTTGCAAGTAAGACTACTTAGATTCCCTGGGTGCTGCTAGACTCTGAATCCTAACAGTcccatcccagccagcatggtcaatggtcagggatgacgggagttgtagtccagctgcaTCTGAAAAATTATAGGTTTTTCAATCCTAATTTAAACACTAGCCTGAGCGCATAGATGACCCAATAATTTCATGCAGGCAAGCAAGTGGGTTGGCAGAGAAGGGATTTAGCTCTCTAGTCTCCCACTGCGCAACCAAGCAGGTCACTAAAGCAGAGGAACCCTCTTTTCTGTGCCCAGCACATAAATGACTTCTCCATCCGTTTTCTGTCAGCCCCCAGGAggctaataaacaacaacaacaacaacacacacacaaacacgcttaACAAAGTTAGCTCCTGTCATATAGAAGGGAGAAATGATTTTGGTGGCCACAAGGACTGATCCCTCTTATTTTGTTTATCTTCATACTTCATTCTGTATTAATTATCCTAGAAGTGACTTCACAATAACATGGAGATATATACTGCTGTTACCATATTCTAACCCCCTTTTCTATGGTTATGTGAAGAGTGAACAAGATTTGTCAAATAATGTTAAATCAGCTGTGGTACACCATCTGATGAATACTCCAGAACAAGGATGTGGAATGTGGGGGCTTcacatattgttggactacaattcccatcattcctggccattggggATGGGCTGGGTTCGGCTCCTGGTGGTTGGAATCCACAActtctggagtgccacaggttccccatacctgctttAGAACAACATGAGAATCAAGCCCTATTGATTATTGCCCTCAAAGGTCATTAGATCTATTGATTTCTGGGTTTCCATTATCTGAATATTACAAGACTCCTCAATCCTATCTATAATCCTATCTAtctataattgagaagatccatggAGTGGGGGCAGGCAAATTCTGGCCTCGCTCAGGGCGCTGTATTACCAAAcattaccaaagtccaccactgatcCTATGATTGCTTACTTAGACTTAAACTCCAATAAGTATGTGCAGGATTTCTGCCCAAGTGGAAAAAAAGTATTTACATAAGATATAATTTTAACACACAAAGCCTGAAAATACAATTTTTAATGGCTCAaatatataaaaaccacaaactgatatataaataattttaacagTACATACATGGATCAACAATACTTAATACAAACACTCATCACTTGTTGACACTGACTATTGAAAGACATGGTGTGAGgttatataaaaatgcaaatcacCATTGGATGCTAGTCATCCAGAGAAAAGCCAGCCCAGATGTGCAAATGTACGCAGCAGGGGTGTTGATGGGTACTTGAAAGGACTCAGGACATAGGCCCACGACACAAATACTGTACATGCTAATTTGCACATAAAAGTTGACAGGCAGCTGCTGTCTGAaagcccactttttaaaaagaagtttaaaaagaaggaaaggggcaGGAGATTCAGGGTTCATTTGTGCTTCCATTTAGGccatgatttctaggcacaggtctgggaaGTCTTTCTTTTGTCCTGCCGCTTTCCCTGGAAAACCCTCTGTTTACTACCGAATTGAAGCAAGCGTCAATTGGGGTTTCTGCGGATTGGCATTTCTTCCAATGCAGCAGTAAACTGTGAGAAAGTGGGGCAGGACAAAAGAAACAACCCTGGACCTAGAAGTcacagaacaaaagaaataaCGAAagaagccccagtcagcatggccaattgccaggaatgatgggagttggagtccaatgacatctagaaggccacaggtcaCCTACTATACATCATAGCACACTATGCAAGAACGAAATGAGGTAGAAGGGAAAAAGCAGTATTAGGATTTCTCAGAATCACAGCTCTGATGTCTCTTCCCTCTCCTTAAGACTTCAGAGCTCATTACAGGGCAgatgtggggaaactttggccctccagatgttggtaaactacaactcccatcacccttggccaTCGACCATGCTTGCtgaaagttgtagttcagcaacatatggagggccgaatGCTCCATATATATGGGGCTGGGAAATGTGAACAGTTCTGTTTACTCTGGCTGGCTGTTGATAATCCCATACTGAAGCAGTTACCTTTGATGAGACTTGGAGCATAactctagggctgccatatttcaaaaagtgaaaactcgataactttgtttttttcttaaaaagaagtTTTGGAGCTAGTTTTAAGGAAATTCACAAAAATCTAGGCTTCTGACattggttgccatacgtccagattttcctggacatttcagcgatttccgcctggacactgcttctgactgcagtattctgactatgtctgggaaattccagatgtatggcaaccctacttaacTTTTCAAAGGCTTTTATCATGTTGTATTCAACAGGCTCACAATTATGCTAATATTTAATGCTTGGAGTCTAAAAATCTTTTGGAACATGCAATGCACTGTTTTGTTCTATCTTAATGTGCAACATGgttaaaatatttctttattgCAGCCACATTATTGTGTTCCACACCATTCCATCCCAAACTGCCAATCAGGGAGACACTGCCAAATaattctcattttctctctctctccaagctaTAGATGTGATTCATAAGACAGTGGTTCCATGTGCCACCTGAGTCACATGGCAGCTACTGCCTCCTTAGGCCCGTACTACCCTGGTAACATCTGTTAGAAAGAACATTATGGGCTGGACAAGGCTGGCAGGGGAAGCAGAGAGAATCCCCATCAGTTGCTGTTTCCGTTCTAAGTGCTGAGAGCAGCGTGGGATTCTGCCACATTCAAGCAGCTCCCATGCTGTTCAGATAATGTATGAaatgacccctggtctaaagcaTTTCACTTGCGGCTGGCATCAATGTTCTGGAGAAATTCATTGCCTGTTGCATTTAAAAACCTTCCAATGAATGtgttctttgtattttaaaataagcatAAAACCAGCACACAAAACTAAAGCCACAAAGATGCATTTTGTTAGATGCTGAATCATGTCAGGAGAAAAAAAACATGTTCAGGCCTCCTCCACTCTCAGAATGCTGGTTGCTGCCTTTATTTGGGTAATCTTTATGCACCAACTCCAGCTGAGGGACTCTGGGTAGAATTCAACaaagagcagacctattgaaatgaacgGACCTAACTCAAGTAGAATCCTAGAATcggtgttcattaatttcagtgggtctgctttgagtaaaacttaccCTGAATTTCAACAAAGCCCTACTCACAGTAGATCCACTGACATTAAGGGAAAAATTCAACTAACAAGTCCCTTCCATGGAAGCCCTATGTagggacttctgcttgcacaagggGGCTCTCCTCCCCACGAGCCCCTTGCAAGGGGAGAtagggagaacccccagaaaagTACATGGTGGGAGAAGGGAGAAATGTTTGCCCTGATGGAACAATTGCCTTAGCAGATATGAATTCCTCCCTACTAAACCTAAGcctattaacttcaatgggtgtaTGTACTCTGCCTGGGACTAGTGTTGACTACTATCTTGTTTATAACTCTGTGCTATTGTTTTGCTCCATATGAAAGTTTGTTAACGATTAGCAAGAAAAGAGGGTTTGTTTATCCTTTAGGGTCAAAATAGGTGTTTGTTTGTATCAGTTCTCTTAAAAGACAGGTACACAACACAAATACGGAAGTGCTAAATATGCAGCTCTCACTTAGAGTTCCTCAGAAAACTCAATTTTGCTGCAGAGCCTTTGCTTTTTATCTTGCCTCCCTGGCTCCTTTATGCACAATGATCTCAAAGACCTAACTATCATTCCAGTGTGAGATTACCAATCTGCTGGATTTATTTTATAGAACagcaattcttttaaaaatttcacTCAAAGCAAAGCAATTTGCAGCCCTATCCATTTCATATATGCTTAAATCTCACCCATTGAAATAATAGCACTTAAAAATACAGGATTGTTCAACAGTATAGCCTTTATTTCCTGTCCCACCCCATAACTGTGGAGGAGCAGAATAAACAGGCAAAATATGCTTCCTCaccaattttaactgtttattcaaataaatagaaatattaCAAATTTACAAAATCACTGTgctatttactttaaaaaaagtttgttagtACTGAAGTTTGTGCCAAGTTTTTGTACTGTACACAGCCTCTTTCTTTGGAGTCACCTGCACTTAAGTCATGTAAAGCAAAAGCTCTTCCCTAAACTTCGCAGTCTCAGGAACAGGGAAGAAAAATTGGAGAAACTAACAAGATTCCTTACCTTCTCCTGGACCTTAGGCTGCGAATTATGCTTTTATAAAGTGTGACAAAAAATATTCAGCTGTCTCTATGCACTCAGTTCTTTTCACAggctacaaaaataaaaacacattgctATGTTACCATAATAAGTTAAACACAATCATGAAAAAGTTCAACATTTACATTTGGCCACCGTAAAATCTATACACAGAGAGGCTGAACTTCGTTCCCCATCACTTTAAAGCTATTGTCGCTATTATTCCAGCCAAAAATGACACAAAGGATTGGTTTTCCATAAGATTATCAGAAAAACTGTCTTTTTCGATTAAGATTTTGAGCAACAACAGCCCCAAAGAAATGTGGAACAGATTCCCAGCGCTGGGTGCCCAAGAGGGAGGCACTCTCATGCTCAAAAGGGTGTAGGGGGCGATTAAGCACATTTCCTTCCACGCACTATGTGCACAGAGATGAATTGTTCGTTTGAGCTGCAGTAATCCATTGAAAAAGGGTTGAGATGAAAGCATTTCTTATAACAGACAGAGGCGTGGTTGAGCTTAGAAGCTCAGCCTAACGCAACGTGTTatagataggtagccgtgttggtctgccacagtcaaaacaaaaaaattttttttccttccagtagcaccttaaagaccaactaagttagttcttggtatgagctttcgtgtgcatgcgtgtatctgaagaagtgtgcatgcacacgaaagctcataccaagaactaacttagttggtctttaaggtgctactggaaggaaaaaaaatttttttgttttggcaacGTGTTATGTTATTtttcagaaaacacacacacggtCACAGGCCAGGCCGGTGGAAGAGCTTTCTGCCGACAGAGGAGGAAATCCGTTCACAGTCAACAACAGGTGATGTGGGAAGGCGACCTTTGGCGACGAAGAACCAAGTACGACACCACCCTGAGGAACAGAACGGCGGGCTCGGGTCTGCCTGCTTCTTGGCCGAGGGCCCGGGAGAGGGAGCCCCTGGCCGTCCGCTCACAGGGTGCCCAAGTGCGGCAGCGTGTCCAGCTTGTCGGCGCGGTCGCGGGCGGCGGCGCTCTCGACACCGCGGAGCCACTCGGTGCACTTGCGCACCAGCCCTTCGTCGGCCGCGCACGCTCCGGGGACGCCGGCCGCCCCTTCGCCGTCGGCCTCCTCCTCGTACTCCACGTCGTCGTAGCGGTGGCGCTCGTTGAGCAGCGACACCTGCAGCAGCGCGCGCAagtccccgccgccgccgccgccggccgaGCACCCAGCCAGGGGGCGCTTCGCGGCGTCCGGGGAGGCGGAGCGGGGCGTCCTCCCGCGTGGCCGCCGCTGCTGTTGCTTCTCCAGGCTCCGGCGCTGGAGCACCCGGATCGCCTCGGGAGGCAGGCTGAGCGAGAAGCGCAGCGCGGCCTCCCCGCGCCCCGCCGCGCAAAGGCTCTCGCAGGAGCGCGCGCCCGGGCCCGGCGGCCCCACGACCGAGCGGCCTCGCGACGCCGGAGACGGAGGCGCCCCCGCGGCCGGGGCGGCTGTGGCGGGCGGGTtcctggcggccggcggcggggCGCCTCTGTTGCGCGGCAGCTGCCTCGGGAGAGAAGCGCTGGGCCAAGAGCTCGagaaggcgccgccgccgccgccggggcgCTCCGCGGGGACCCCGCCGCCGCGACCTTTCCGAGGAGGCTTGGCTGGCGCGAGGGggggcgccggcgcctttttggGAGCGCCCGGGCTCGGCTGCTGCGCGTTCCGGAGCTGGAGTCGGGGGGCGGCAGCAGGTGGTGGCGCGATAGGAGGCAGGGACATGGCGCGGCCGCCGGCGGgagccccttccctcctcctcctcctcctgtgttcAGCTCGACATCTTCGCCTcaaaggaggcggcggcggcggccagccTCTCGCCCTCAGCCGGGGCTTCCAGGCAGCTTCCGCGAACGAGCCCGGCCGCACGGCGAACGTCCCTCTCTGGCACTGCGGATGAATGAGACACGCGGCGGTCGCGGCTGGTTGGAGGCGAGAGGAGGAGCCGAGAGGGCCGGGCGGGGGGAGAAGAGGCGAGGGCTTCGGCGGAGGCCGGCCAGCGGCCGGGCGCCGTGGCTGCGGACGGGCGGGCAGCCGCCCCCTATCAGGCGGAAAGAGAAAGTCCCGCGAGCGCCGACGGGGGGGGAGGGGCGGCATCAGGCAGCCGAGGCCCGTCTTGCGCCTCCAAGAACACGACTTTGCGCGCCTGTAGTTTGGCTCTTcttaacacgcacacacacatatatatcgtCTCTCCCCGTTATGCCCCGTCTGGTCTATTGCGCGCAGAATAAATGTTGCCAGGCTATATCAGAGGTCGAGTTGACACAAGAGCAGCTACTTGTTCGCGGGTGTTCTGCACGGAGCCTTTCACCAATGTACTTGCTCCCAAAGGAGCAGTTGgggaagaaaaaataacaaaggtGTCTAATGAGCAGGTAGGATGCTATAGGCATAAGATCAGCTTGAAGATTCAGATCCAAAAGGGATTGCAGGCACAGTAAGTCTCCATAGTTTTAAGGTTCAGTAGACTTTGGGGAGAAAGCAGCAACAGCTTAACACCCCATCTTTGTCAACAAAGCTTGGCTTGTAACCCAGATCTCATCCCATTTGTACATGGAATTAGCAAACCAGTAGCACACCCACACAGGGCCCCCAATACACTAACATGATATGCAAAGAGGCTGAACAAAACATTTATACACTATGTACTCACACCCTTCATCATTCCACACATCTATAAGACATCCATTTTTAAGGCCGCCTTACACTGAACTATAAGTATTATCTATCCCCTCCTCTACTTGGGAGAGGTTTTTTTATTTAGCAAGTAAAAACATGAATGCTATTTAACTTTTCACCCCACTATACAAGGCTTGTATAAATAGCCAACCTAGCAAAATTGGGTGTAGAACCCTTTCTTCCCCTTGGCAACTTGCACGATGCCAAAATTACACGGTATCTAAACATCAAAGATGGTGTTTTTCTTGAATTCTAAAGCTTTTGTTAGCTCTTAGTTTTTAATGTTGCATGTTAATGCTGGAAATTGTCACTTTATTTAGCATTACTAAGATACACCACAATCCAtctttaatattttattcaaataaatccTACATACGACTTACGTTTCCTGACTTTCAGCAGCACACAATACACATTTGTACCAATGTTTATATACCCTCCGTGTGCATCTGTCTATATCCTTCATCTATCAACTGTGTTCTCCACTTCCATAACCTGTTACCCATTCAGTCCCATGCAAACTACAGCgtactcactgttaagaccatgttaatggaagacaatcttacccagctacgagtgatcaccaaagaagaagaagtaaacaGGAAGTATGTAACTGAATGTGTGAAGGGAATGCATGAGCCCAAGGATCTACTATATAATGGTTTGGCATGGGATGTGAACAACCCAGTAATATCCAAGTGAAATTATTTTACAAAACAGGTAGATCTTCAATTCAAGAGTGCAtatttttaaagtatatttatTTTGTAGTCAATGATTTAATATATTACTCATAAGCACTTTTAGTCAAGTGTATTTTAAGTATCACAGTACAAAAAGTTGGCATTTAAAATATAAGCTTAACAAGAAGTTCAAGCATTTTAAAACAGCCTTACACATTTACAGTCTTTTCAGGCTAACACatactttaacttttcaaaaaagccccattagctataaATTTGGCAAATACTTcattttacaataattttaaaattctttgggaaaagcaTGTAACAATAATGCACAAATGGTACGATAAATAGCAAATTTTAGACAAAAGTATTTACATGCATTTTACCTGAAATCCAAAGACTACTTTGATCTAGTTTTGAGATTAAACTATGTTAGCCAAACCTGATGCAACAGTTTTAAGACTCCGACATTACCAAATATTTTAAGAACAAATATTTAAAGGTTTCCTGATGTGCCAGtgctgtgtgtttttaaaagattattttgCTAACACAATTTAATCTATTGTGGAAGGTGGATTTCACCATTTCAGGCGCTGAAACAATCCAAGTAAACTTGGAAGAAATGTagttggcttccaaaaatattgCAGATTTCTTCTCAGTTCACTTTAACCTAGGCAGGACGTGAAACATTTTATCACTGCAtccctttaaaagaaaagaaaaaaagataatttCACCATGTGTTGTATGCCTATACTGCATGTTAATTTTATCAACCACATTTATGAtcataacactcaaaacaattGTGATAACAACACCTAGTTACCAAATGAACTCCAGGAAATCAGATACAAATCTGGTTTGTATGACACAATCAAACCTTGACTGCATCTTGTGGTCATTAAAGAAATGCCTTAACCACAAATCTGGTTTTGGACAGCATTCTAAGCCAAACTTTAGCTTAGTTCAATGCAAAGCTaaaaaggaccagggaggagaTAAAACACCTGTGAGCATTTCTCCAGGAGTTCACATGGTCCCAGCAAGTTATAGTTTGACTTACCATGTTGTGTGAACCAGGCTGCTGT is from Podarcis raffonei isolate rPodRaf1 chromosome 3, rPodRaf1.pri, whole genome shotgun sequence and encodes:
- the PRR18 gene encoding proline-rich protein 18 — its product is MSLPPIAPPPAAAPRLQLRNAQQPSPGAPKKAPAPPLAPAKPPRKGRGGGVPAERPGGGGGAFSSSWPSASLPRQLPRNRGAPPPAARNPPATAAPAAGAPPSPASRGRSVVGPPGPGARSCESLCAAGRGEAALRFSLSLPPEAIRVLQRRSLEKQQQRRPRGRTPRSASPDAAKRPLAGCSAGGGGGGDLRALLQVSLLNERHRYDDVEYEEEADGEGAAGVPGACAADEGLVRKCTEWLRGVESAAARDRADKLDTLPHLGTL